One window of the Octopus sinensis linkage group LG3, ASM634580v1, whole genome shotgun sequence genome contains the following:
- the LOC115209670 gene encoding F-box/LRR-repeat protein 14-like, with translation MFVNLCLEKWHHHHHRCIIKMESNEMEESDQYNNNNTTTCTVSSPLLFRNGNTHSTNRREENKSSPYNLSNNSKLSSRTNVESNSYSQCDPEIRTESRRCSSESIRPSSASLHQTSHSEVLLHPTGKSSSSSSSNSKHHSHRNHHQSLYSSRHHHSHRKHYSRYKNNRSPNYQTSQQFDENIQMITSHGRRSTDNYLYNKSSRSHNNNTVTNNTSCCSSSSDCGIGGNSVKVSPRLSSSDSNSNDNSPSPNLSPAPTSAITSPLPPPSPPTKSGEHVHCLFPELLVMIFCYLDVRNKGRVAQVCSRWRDAAYSRTVWRGVEAKIHLRRSNPSLFRSLAKRGIRRIQILSLKRSLRDVVAGIPDLESLNLSGCYSITDAGLGQALLYRLPLVSELNLSLCKQTTDYSLSRIAMYLKNLKVLHLGGCSLITNAGLFVISYGLVNLQSLDLRSCRYLSDQGIAYLAGLGNEITTQGNLALEHLCLQDCQKLTDQSLHYMSLGLKSLLKVNLSFCGGVTDAGLQYLAKMPSLREINLASCDLVTDTGLAHLARGGSHITSLDVSFCDKIGDGGLSRLAEGLFKLECLSLSACNISDTGISYITQNMHGLTTLNIGQCHRITDRALNLIADNLKKLSSMDLYGCTQISAKGLERIMQLPSLSSLNLGLWHKR, from the coding sequence ATGTTTGTTAACCTTTGCTTGGAGaagtggcaccaccaccaccacagatgtATAATAAAAATGGAGTCCAATGAAATGGAAGAGAGCGACcagtataacaacaataacacgaCTACCTGTACGGTAAGCAGTCCTTTGCTTTTTAGAAATGGCAACACTCACTCAACAAATAGgcgagaagaaaacaaaagcagtCCTTACAATCTATCGAATAACTCTAAGCTTTCTAGTCGAACCAATGTTGAAAGTAATTCTTATTCACAATGCGATCCTGAAATTCGAACTGAATCTCGTCGTTGTTCTTCTGAAAGTATTCGACCATCATCTGCTTCTCTCCACCAAACATCACATTCTGAAGTACTTTTGCATCCTACCGGtaaaagtagcagcagcagtagtagtaactcGAAGCATCACAGCCACCGTAACCATCACCAATCTCTCTACAGTAGCCGTCACCATCATAGCCATCGTAAACACTACAGTCGTTACAAAAATAACCGTAGTCCTAACTATCAGACGTCTCAACAATTCGATGAAAACATCCAAATGATAACCAGCCACGGACGACGATCGACGGATAACTACCTGTATAACAAAAGTAGTcgaagtcataacaataatacagtCACCAATAACACAAGTTGTTGCAGTAGTAGCAGTGATTGTGGCATTGGCGGCAACTCCGTCAAGGTTTCTCCGAGACTTTCTTCCTCAGACTCTAATTCCAATGACAATAGTCCAAGCCCCAACTTATCTCCAGCACCTACTTCAGCCATAACATCACCACTTCCGCCTCCGTCTCCCCCAACAAAGTCTGGAGAGCACGTCCATTGTTTGTTTCCCGAGTTATTGGTAATGATATTCTGCTATTTAGACGTGAGGAACAAAGGCCGTGTGGCCCAAGTATGTAGTCGCTGGCGGGATGCTGCCTATTCTCGCACTGTGTGGCGTGGAGTtgaagctaaaattcatcttcgTCGATCAAACCCTTCTTTATTCCGTAGCCTTGCCAAACGTGGAATTCGCAGAATTCAAATTCTGAGCTTAAAACGAAGTCTCCGTGATGTTGTAGCCGGCATTCCAGACTTAGAAAGTCTTAACCTTAGTGGATGTTACAGTATCACCGATGCTGGTCTAGGCCAAGCACTTCTATACCGGTTGCCTTTGGTTAGTGAACTTAATCTCAGCCTGTGCAAGCAGACAACAGACTACAGCCTCAGCCGGATTGCTATGTAtctaaaaaatttaaaagtattacatttaggTGGTTGTTCTCTAATAACGAATGCaggtttgtttgttatttcctaTGGATTAGTCAACTTGCAATCACTTGATTTGAGAAGCTGTCGATATCTTTCAGATCAAGGGATTGCTTACTTGGCAGGACTTGGTAATGAGATAACTACACAAGGTAACTTAGCTCTTGAACATCTTTGTTTACAGGACTGTCAGAAACTTACGGACCAATCACTGCACTATATGAGTCTTGGGTTGAAAAGTTTACTTAAAGTGAACCTTAGCTTTTGTGGTGGGGTCACTGACGCAGGACTGCAGTATTTGGCTAAAATGCCCAGCCTACGTGAAATTAACCTTGCCAGCTGTGATTTAGTGACTGACACTGGACTTGCACATTTGGCACGTGGAGGCTCACATATAACATCTTTGGATGTGAGCTTTTGTGATAAAATTGGAGATGGAGGCTTGAGCCGTTTGGCTGAAGGACTCTTTAAACTCGAATGCCTCAGTTTGAGTGCATGCAACATCAGTGACACTGGTATTAGCTATATTACACAGAATATGCATGGTTTAACCACATTAAATATTGGTCAGTGTCATCGTATTACCGATCGAGCACTGAATCTTATAGCAGACAATCTGAAAAAACTGTCAAGTATGGACCTCTATGGTTGCACACAAATATCTGCAAAAGGTCTTGAAAGGATTATGCAGTTACCGAGTTTATCCAGTTTAAATTTGGGTTTATGGCACAAACGGTGA